A genome region from Oenanthe melanoleuca isolate GR-GAL-2019-014 chromosome 2, OMel1.0, whole genome shotgun sequence includes the following:
- the AGR3 gene encoding anterior gradient protein 3 gives MLHSTLALSLLLIAVTSNLAMAIKKEKRAPQTLSRGWGDEITWVQTYEEGLYQAKKSNKPLMVIHHLEDCQYCQALKKAFAENEEIQEMAQNNFIMLNLMHETTDKNLSPDGQYVPRIMFVDPSLTVRADITGRYSNRLYTYEPQDMTFLIENMKKALRLIQTEL, from the exons ATGCTCCATTCTACATTGGCCTTGTCCCTCCTGCTAATTGCAGTCACTTCCAACCTTGCAATGgcaattaaaaaggaaaaacgAGCACCTCAGACACTATCAAGAG GGTGGGGAGATGAAATTACATGGGTACAAACTTATGAAGAAGGGCTTTATCAAGCAAAGAAAAG tAACAAGCCACTGATGGTAATTCATCATTTGGAAGACTGTCAATACTGCCAAg CACTGAAGAAAGCCTttgcagaaaatgaagaaatacaggaaatggCCCAAAATAACTTCATCATGCTGAATCTCATG CATGAAACCACAGACAAAAACCTGTCACCTGATGGACAATACGTGCCTCGAATCATGTTTGTAG ACCCATCTCTCACAGTAAGAGCTGATATCACAGGAAGATACTCCAACCGGCTTTACACGTATGAGCCACAGGACATGACATTCT taataGAGAATATGAAGAAAGCACTACGCCTCATTCAGACAGAACTGTAA